From Burkholderia pseudomultivorans, the proteins below share one genomic window:
- a CDS encoding rod shape-determining protein, which translates to MSTPLFGKLFAQPVAIDPGTASTRIYTHARGVVLNQPSVVCFRKAGGADARPTLEAVGERAKALLGREPGHLEAVRPMQHGVIADAHAAEQMIRRFIDMSHTRSRFGRRVEVTLCVPSDATPVERRAIREAAFAAGVSEVELIEESLAAALGAGLPVTEPVGSMVIDIGGGTTEVAVIALGGIVYREAIRVGGNQFDEAIVNHVRSLYRVLLGEQTAEHVKKTIGSATSAVPRTSTRAVGRGVEDGLPRSIELSNHDVADALAAPLKQVIGAVKSVLENAPAELVTDIAHRGIVLTGGGALLADLERLLYDETGLSARIADEPATCAVRGAGEAMGRLTMCPAD; encoded by the coding sequence ATGTCGACACCGCTGTTCGGAAAGTTGTTTGCGCAACCCGTCGCGATCGACCCGGGGACGGCGAGTACCCGAATCTATACGCATGCGCGCGGCGTGGTGCTGAACCAGCCGTCGGTCGTGTGCTTCCGCAAGGCGGGCGGCGCCGACGCGCGGCCGACGCTGGAGGCGGTCGGCGAACGCGCGAAGGCGCTGCTCGGCCGCGAGCCGGGCCATCTCGAAGCGGTGCGGCCGATGCAGCACGGCGTGATCGCCGACGCGCATGCGGCCGAACAGATGATCCGCCGGTTCATCGACATGTCGCACACGCGCTCGCGGTTCGGCCGCCGCGTCGAGGTGACGCTGTGCGTGCCGTCCGACGCGACGCCCGTCGAGCGCCGCGCGATTCGCGAGGCCGCGTTCGCGGCCGGCGTGTCCGAGGTCGAGCTGATCGAGGAATCGCTGGCCGCCGCGCTCGGCGCAGGGTTGCCCGTGACCGAGCCGGTCGGCTCGATGGTGATCGACATCGGTGGCGGCACGACCGAGGTCGCGGTGATCGCGCTCGGCGGGATCGTCTACCGCGAGGCGATCCGGGTCGGCGGCAACCAGTTCGACGAGGCGATCGTCAATCACGTCCGCAGCCTGTATCGCGTGCTGCTCGGCGAGCAGACCGCCGAGCACGTGAAGAAGACGATCGGTTCGGCGACGAGCGCGGTGCCGCGCACGTCGACGCGCGCGGTCGGGCGCGGCGTCGAGGACGGGCTGCCGCGCTCGATCGAGCTGTCGAATCACGATGTCGCGGATGCGCTGGCCGCGCCGCTGAAGCAGGTGATCGGCGCCGTGAAGTCGGTGCTGGAGAACGCGCCGGCCGAACTCGTGACCGACATCGCGCATCGCGGCATCGTGCTGACGGGCGGCGGCGCGCTGCTCGCGGATCTCGAACGGCTGCTGTACGACGAGACCGGCCTGAGCGCGCGGATCGCCGACGAGCCGGCCACCTGCGCGGTGCGCGGCGCCGGCGAGGCGATGGGGCGGCTCACGATGTGCCCGGCGGATTGA
- a CDS encoding YdcF family protein, producing MARTGRLLAVLACLWIGAAVALVASGMRMPDGPADLAVIFGNALDDNGAPKPVLAARLDVGVRCYHAGRCPTLLVSGAIDGPGLNEAAAMRDYLVARGVPAERIVVDELGDNTLATAQHTLAYMRAQRLSSVLIVSQSYHLARARLAFERVGIARADLRAAYPRGFQWRDLYSSWREVPAYAVYAVRLWLNPDARPVSFRPMLYLMRLFG from the coding sequence GTGGCCCGAACCGGCCGACTGCTGGCCGTCCTTGCCTGCCTGTGGATCGGCGCGGCCGTCGCGCTCGTCGCATCCGGGATGCGCATGCCGGACGGCCCGGCCGACCTCGCGGTGATCTTCGGCAACGCGCTCGACGACAACGGCGCGCCGAAACCCGTGCTGGCGGCGCGGCTCGACGTCGGCGTGCGCTGCTATCACGCGGGGCGGTGCCCGACGCTGCTCGTCAGCGGCGCAATCGACGGTCCCGGCCTGAACGAGGCGGCCGCGATGCGCGACTATCTGGTCGCACGCGGCGTGCCGGCCGAGCGGATCGTAGTCGACGAGCTGGGCGACAACACACTCGCGACCGCGCAGCACACGCTCGCCTATATGCGCGCGCAACGGCTGTCGAGCGTGCTGATCGTCAGCCAGTCCTACCACCTCGCGCGGGCGCGCCTCGCGTTCGAGCGGGTCGGCATCGCGCGGGCCGACCTCCGCGCCGCCTATCCGCGCGGCTTCCAGTGGCGCGACCTCTATTCGAGCTGGCGCGAAGTGCCGGCCTATGCGGTGTATGCGGTGCGTCTGTGGCTGAATCCCGATGCGCGCCCGGTTTCGTTCCGGCCGATGCTGTATCTGATGCGCCTGTTCGGATGA
- a CDS encoding amylo-alpha-1,6-glucosidase encodes MPNHDEATTTQAPQVAPAPPAKASGPAFIAPEADSQAPARNNQYVLKSGDAFVVSDALGDIGGRDDGLFVDDMRVLSKWRLTFGGRAPSLLSGATSADNASFTAHLTNRPLPPLGGRETPEGVIHIERQRVLAGDVLYEALTLTNYGASEAEVPLSVSFAADFKDMFEVRGTPRPKRGTAAAPSVEAGAVRLRYDGLDGVERNVTVNFSPAPDTLSVDRADYTLTIAAQACISIYLTVDATLGPRPTEAPGCGRVALRTALVGVHRTMRARRETMARVRTGNPLFDAWLDRSLADLGLLTTQLDTGPYPYAGIPWFSTPFGRDAVITSLQMLWLEPSLARGVLRFLAEHQARETSAFRDAEPGKIMHEFRRSEMAATGEVPFALYYGGVDTTPLFIVLAGAYAEHTGDDALIDELWPALERAAQWVLDKCDRSPYGLLDYQRTSERGLANQGWKDSHDSVFHADGRFPDGPIALVEVQAYACAALDAMAACSKRRGHAADATRYALRAKMLREQVDALFWMPDGDFYGIALDGHGELCRVLASNAGHLLAFGLPDAERGAAVAGVLGSTLFQTGWGIRTLAAGQPRFNPMAYHNGSVWPHDNALIARGLARYGDKTAAVNLLRSLFEAAVSFEMRLPELFCGFPRRRGEPPTAYPVACLPQAWAAGAPFMMLQACLGVSVDAARHEVRVERPALPEGVDWLRIDELRVGDESVSLTFRRVDGQVVAAAEPGRVKVVAVL; translated from the coding sequence ATGCCGAATCACGACGAAGCAACGACGACCCAGGCGCCGCAAGTCGCGCCTGCTCCCCCGGCCAAAGCGTCGGGCCCCGCCTTCATCGCCCCGGAAGCCGATTCGCAGGCGCCCGCGCGCAACAACCAGTACGTGCTGAAATCGGGCGACGCGTTCGTGGTCAGCGACGCGCTCGGCGACATCGGCGGCCGCGACGACGGCCTGTTCGTCGACGACATGCGCGTGCTGTCGAAATGGCGCCTGACGTTCGGCGGCCGCGCGCCGTCGCTGCTGTCGGGCGCGACCAGCGCCGACAACGCGTCGTTCACCGCGCACCTGACGAACCGCCCGCTGCCGCCGCTCGGCGGCCGCGAGACGCCGGAAGGCGTGATCCATATCGAACGACAGCGCGTGCTCGCGGGCGACGTGCTGTACGAGGCGCTGACGCTGACGAACTACGGCGCGAGCGAGGCCGAGGTGCCGCTGTCGGTGTCGTTCGCGGCCGATTTCAAGGACATGTTCGAAGTGCGCGGCACGCCGCGGCCGAAGCGCGGCACGGCCGCCGCGCCGAGCGTCGAGGCGGGCGCGGTGCGGCTGCGCTACGACGGCCTCGACGGCGTCGAGCGCAACGTGACCGTGAATTTCTCGCCGGCGCCCGACACGCTGTCGGTCGACCGCGCCGACTACACGCTGACGATCGCCGCGCAGGCGTGCATCTCGATCTACCTGACCGTCGACGCGACGCTCGGGCCGCGGCCGACCGAGGCGCCGGGCTGCGGCCGCGTCGCGCTGCGCACCGCGCTGGTCGGCGTGCACCGCACGATGCGCGCGCGGCGCGAGACGATGGCGCGCGTGCGCACCGGCAACCCGTTGTTCGACGCGTGGCTCGACCGTTCGCTCGCGGATCTCGGGCTGCTGACCACGCAGCTCGACACGGGGCCGTACCCGTACGCGGGCATTCCGTGGTTCTCGACGCCGTTCGGCCGCGACGCGGTGATCACGTCGCTGCAGATGCTGTGGCTCGAGCCGTCGCTCGCGCGCGGCGTGCTGCGTTTCCTCGCCGAGCATCAGGCGCGCGAGACGTCCGCGTTTCGCGATGCGGAGCCCGGCAAGATCATGCACGAGTTCCGCCGCAGCGAAATGGCCGCGACCGGCGAGGTGCCGTTCGCGCTGTATTACGGCGGTGTCGACACGACGCCGCTGTTCATCGTGCTGGCGGGCGCTTATGCGGAACACACCGGCGACGACGCGCTGATCGACGAGCTGTGGCCCGCGCTCGAGCGCGCCGCGCAATGGGTGCTCGACAAGTGCGACCGCAGTCCTTACGGGCTGCTCGATTACCAGCGCACGTCGGAGCGCGGGCTGGCGAACCAGGGCTGGAAGGACAGCCACGATTCGGTGTTCCACGCCGACGGCCGCTTCCCGGACGGCCCGATCGCGCTGGTCGAAGTGCAGGCCTATGCGTGCGCGGCGCTCGACGCGATGGCCGCATGCTCGAAGCGGCGCGGCCATGCGGCCGACGCGACGCGTTATGCGCTGCGCGCGAAGATGCTGCGCGAGCAGGTCGATGCGCTGTTCTGGATGCCGGACGGCGACTTCTACGGGATCGCGCTCGACGGTCACGGCGAGCTGTGCCGCGTGCTCGCGTCGAATGCCGGGCATCTGCTCGCGTTCGGGCTGCCCGACGCCGAACGCGGCGCGGCGGTCGCCGGCGTGCTCGGCTCGACGCTGTTCCAGACCGGCTGGGGGATCCGCACGCTCGCGGCCGGCCAGCCGCGTTTCAACCCGATGGCCTATCACAACGGCTCGGTATGGCCGCACGACAACGCGCTGATCGCGCGCGGCCTCGCGCGCTATGGCGACAAGACGGCCGCGGTGAACCTGCTGCGCTCGCTGTTCGAGGCCGCGGTCAGCTTCGAGATGCGCTTGCCCGAGCTGTTCTGCGGCTTCCCGCGCCGGCGCGGCGAGCCGCCGACCGCGTATCCGGTCGCGTGCCTGCCGCAGGCGTGGGCGGCCGGTGCGCCGTTCATGATGCTGCAGGCGTGTCTCGGCGTCAGCGTCGATGCGGCGCGCCACGAAGTGCGCGTCGAGCGCCCGGCGCTGCCGGAAGGCGTCGACTGGTTGCGGATCGACGAACTGCGGGTCGGTGACGAGAGCGTGTCGCTGACGTTCCGCCGCGTCGACGGCCAGGTGGTCGCGGCCGCCGAGCCGGGGCGCGTGAAGGTGGTCGCGGTGCTGTAG
- the penR gene encoding beta-lactamase transcriptional regulator PenR produces the protein MAKLRPHLPLNALRAFESSARHLNFTRAGLELSVTQAAVSQQVRALEERLGCTLFTRLPRGLGLTDEGRALLPVLSDAFSRIETVLKQFEGGRLHEVLTLGVVGTFAIGWLMPRLKRFGDTHPFVELRLRTHNNVVDLAAEGLDFAIRFGEGNWPATRNERLLDAPLTALCAPEIARRLAQPADLANETLLRSYRIDEWLGWFDAAQLEPWTVNGPVFDSSRLMVEAAMQGAGVALAPACMFARELQLGLLARPLDIDVEAGGYWLTSLKSKPLTPAMTLFRDWIVAEAAAAAPAA, from the coding sequence ATGGCCAAGCTCCGCCCTCATCTTCCGCTCAATGCGCTGCGCGCGTTCGAATCGTCGGCGCGCCACCTGAACTTCACGCGCGCCGGCCTCGAGCTCAGCGTGACGCAGGCCGCGGTCAGCCAGCAGGTGCGTGCGCTCGAGGAACGGCTCGGCTGCACGCTGTTTACACGGCTGCCGCGCGGGCTCGGTCTCACCGACGAAGGGCGCGCGCTGCTGCCGGTGCTGAGCGACGCGTTCAGCCGCATCGAGACAGTGCTCAAGCAGTTCGAGGGCGGGCGGCTGCACGAGGTGCTGACGCTCGGCGTCGTCGGCACCTTTGCCATAGGCTGGCTAATGCCGCGGCTGAAACGGTTCGGCGATACGCATCCGTTCGTCGAACTGCGGCTGCGCACCCACAACAACGTCGTCGACCTCGCCGCCGAGGGCCTCGACTTCGCGATCCGCTTCGGCGAAGGCAACTGGCCCGCGACGCGCAACGAGCGGCTGCTCGACGCGCCACTCACCGCGCTGTGCGCGCCGGAGATCGCGCGACGGCTCGCGCAGCCGGCCGATCTCGCGAACGAGACGCTGCTGCGGTCCTACCGGATCGACGAATGGCTCGGCTGGTTCGACGCGGCGCAGCTCGAACCGTGGACGGTCAACGGCCCCGTGTTCGATTCGTCGCGGCTGATGGTCGAAGCCGCGATGCAGGGCGCGGGCGTGGCGCTCGCGCCGGCCTGCATGTTTGCGCGCGAACTGCAACTCGGCCTGCTCGCGCGGCCGCTCGACATCGACGTCGAAGCCGGCGGCTACTGGCTCACGTCGCTGAAGTCGAAACCGCTGACGCCGGCGATGACGCTGTTTCGCGACTGGATCGTCGCCGAGGCGGCGGCTGCGGCGCCGGCGGCATAG
- the blaPEN-bcc gene encoding PEN family class A beta-lactamase, Bcc-type, producing the protein MTYSSQRRTLLLAAAAAPLVLAAGARAAQQTAAPDPSSAAAAAAAAALANDADAQAYDALQALERDAGGRLGVYAVDTASGRSVEHRPNERFPFCSTFKAMLAAAVLAQSVERPALLQQRVTYGKADLVNYSPVSGKHVDTGMTVAELCAAAIQYSDNSAANLLMKLIGGPSAVTAYARSIGDDTFRLDRWETELNTALPGDLRDTTTPAAMAASLRVLALGDALPAAQRAQLLEWLRGNKVGDKRIRAGVPAGWQVGDKTGTGDYGTTNDAGVIWPTSRAPIVLVVYYTQARADARAKDDVIAAVARIAVAAFG; encoded by the coding sequence ATGACCTACTCATCGCAACGACGAACCCTGTTGCTGGCCGCGGCGGCGGCGCCGCTCGTCCTGGCCGCCGGCGCGCGCGCGGCGCAGCAGACCGCCGCGCCGGACCCGTCGAGCGCGGCCGCCGCGGCAGCCGCAGCGGCCCTGGCCAACGATGCCGACGCGCAGGCATACGACGCGCTGCAGGCGCTCGAGCGCGACGCGGGCGGCCGCCTCGGCGTGTACGCGGTCGACACCGCGAGCGGCCGCAGCGTCGAGCACCGCCCCAACGAGCGCTTTCCGTTCTGCAGCACGTTCAAGGCGATGCTGGCCGCGGCGGTGCTCGCGCAGAGCGTCGAGCGCCCGGCGTTGCTGCAACAGCGCGTGACGTACGGGAAGGCCGACCTCGTCAACTATTCGCCGGTGTCCGGCAAGCACGTCGACACCGGCATGACGGTCGCCGAGCTGTGCGCGGCCGCGATCCAGTACAGCGACAACTCGGCCGCGAACCTGCTGATGAAGCTGATCGGCGGCCCGTCGGCCGTGACCGCGTATGCGCGCTCGATCGGCGACGACACGTTCCGCCTCGATCGATGGGAGACCGAACTGAATACCGCGCTGCCCGGCGACCTGCGCGATACGACGACGCCGGCCGCGATGGCCGCGAGCCTGCGCGTGCTTGCGCTCGGCGATGCATTGCCCGCTGCGCAGCGCGCGCAGCTGCTCGAATGGCTGCGCGGGAACAAGGTCGGCGACAAGCGGATTCGCGCGGGCGTGCCGGCCGGCTGGCAGGTCGGCGACAAGACCGGCACCGGCGACTACGGGACGACCAACGATGCGGGCGTGATCTGGCCGACGTCGCGTGCGCCGATCGTGCTGGTCGTCTACTACACGCAGGCGCGCGCCGATGCGCGCGCGAAGGACGACGTGATCGCGGCCGTCGCGCGGATCGCGGTCGCGGCGTTCGGTT